The following are from one region of the Acidobacteriota bacterium genome:
- a CDS encoding Ig-like domain-containing protein, with protein sequence MLLRTLSICVLVLCTVVPATAGGPAYVAGAGFDPATKGQTIIWAGGNLQYFTDQGDLSPILTGEQADVLVADVFTHWTTIPSAAVSATFAGHLAEDVSSANVIGFPDGTYSIPDDIQPAAVATPLGIVYDVDGTVTDALLGAGAGSQDFCFNNAVYGGPDDFSFDAHLVHALVVINGVSVADTSKLPDVRYRLTRTLGRVLGLGWAQANLNVITRNPIPAPDDFQGFPVMHFLDPIACVPINICYPDAEVPKMDDRAAMARLYPANASTARIHGSVFFTDAAGNAAQPMQGLDVVARRIESGQPSRRFVATSVSGFTFRGNAGNTVNGFVDVKGLPFDYFGSNDLAVEGTFELAGLEIPNGSSAQYQLSVESLDANWSEGVRPYAPAQVASSGSFTPVVITVQPGSDIAQDVLMRASAIAQVDRASGSSYANPVNLPQGGGWGAWLSGYGVADWLQFTAQGNRTASVTVTALDELGNPTQNKLAPVIGIWPLSDQSGGPAPAATPVAFNTLVPATTRLDAQFTSGGTFRLGVADFRGDGRPDYFYSANVLYSDTITPARVSLRGGPVTLHGFGFHPGLQVTVGSASGTMLSVLANDLQATLPAVNQDGVASVSVNDSASGGFSLMTDAVTYGAASTDLLLLLEGTEPSTPIGAEAANPIRVRVVAADGKTAVDGATVTWSTTNGASLSACGGASSCSVLSDQAGFASTQVTPAATGTSVITAALAPASYTPPQSKTASVMGTASAVDLAAVAPTKWVAQGATIDVPITVRLLDMGAPISGIVINFRVSKGAGSLSSPTGTTGNTGFASTTLHLANHASDVQVTACVAPNNTPCQTFTMFATPASSWRIENVSGTTQVIVAGQPFQAMALRITDSASPANPVMGANLVFDVTIVRIPKDSGGGGGGDDGGGGRGGHGGGSPIILGTYEVKVATADGGIASWVPNVAGVQGYCDLMIALTAGMASSQFDLQVVEPMGGLGGK encoded by the coding sequence ATGCTCTTACGAACTTTGTCGATTTGCGTTCTGGTGCTCTGCACCGTTGTTCCGGCCACCGCCGGAGGGCCGGCCTACGTCGCCGGCGCCGGATTTGATCCCGCAACCAAGGGTCAAACGATCATTTGGGCTGGCGGAAATCTGCAATATTTCACGGACCAGGGCGACTTGAGTCCCATCCTCACCGGTGAACAAGCCGACGTTCTGGTTGCAGACGTATTCACGCACTGGACCACAATTCCCAGCGCTGCCGTCTCCGCCACTTTCGCCGGACACCTGGCTGAAGACGTCAGCAGCGCCAACGTCATCGGTTTTCCTGACGGCACCTACTCGATTCCGGATGACATTCAACCCGCCGCAGTTGCGACGCCGCTCGGAATTGTGTATGACGTCGACGGCACAGTTACAGATGCGCTGCTGGGCGCGGGCGCCGGCAGCCAGGACTTTTGCTTCAACAACGCTGTCTACGGAGGACCAGACGATTTCAGTTTCGACGCGCATCTTGTGCATGCACTGGTGGTGATCAATGGCGTCAGCGTTGCCGATACTTCAAAGCTGCCCGACGTTCGTTACCGGCTGACACGCACGCTTGGCCGCGTGCTGGGTCTGGGATGGGCGCAGGCGAATCTGAATGTGATCACGCGCAACCCAATTCCTGCTCCCGACGACTTCCAGGGTTTTCCAGTCATGCATTTTCTCGATCCCATCGCCTGCGTGCCGATCAATATCTGCTATCCCGACGCCGAAGTGCCGAAGATGGATGACCGCGCTGCCATGGCGAGACTCTATCCGGCGAATGCGAGTACGGCTAGGATTCACGGCAGCGTGTTCTTCACGGACGCCGCCGGAAACGCCGCGCAGCCGATGCAGGGCCTAGACGTAGTCGCGCGTCGCATCGAGTCTGGCCAGCCGTCGCGTAGGTTTGTTGCGACGTCAGTTTCTGGATTCACTTTCCGCGGTAACGCCGGCAACACGGTGAACGGTTTCGTCGACGTCAAGGGCTTGCCTTTTGATTATTTCGGATCCAACGATCTGGCAGTCGAGGGCACCTTCGAACTTGCCGGACTCGAAATTCCAAACGGCAGCAGCGCCCAGTATCAGCTCAGCGTCGAGTCTCTTGATGCGAATTGGTCAGAGGGGGTGAGGCCGTATGCGCCTGCACAGGTCGCGTCGTCCGGTTCGTTCACTCCCGTGGTGATTACGGTTCAGCCGGGGTCCGACATCGCGCAGGATGTGTTGATGCGGGCCAGTGCAATCGCGCAGGTTGATCGCGCGAGCGGCAGTTCCTACGCAAACCCGGTGAATCTTCCTCAAGGGGGAGGATGGGGTGCATGGCTTTCGGGCTACGGAGTCGCCGATTGGTTGCAGTTCACCGCGCAAGGCAATCGGACAGCGTCCGTAACCGTAACTGCTCTCGACGAACTCGGGAATCCCACGCAGAACAAGCTTGCGCCGGTGATTGGCATATGGCCGTTGAGTGATCAGAGCGGTGGTCCTGCTCCGGCCGCCACTCCGGTAGCTTTCAACACGTTAGTTCCGGCGACAACTCGACTCGACGCGCAGTTCACTTCAGGCGGTACCTTCCGGCTGGGTGTCGCGGACTTTCGAGGCGACGGGCGTCCGGACTATTTTTATTCCGCCAACGTTCTCTACTCGGACACCATCACTCCGGCGCGGGTCAGCTTGCGCGGCGGCCCGGTCACGCTCCATGGATTCGGGTTCCATCCCGGATTACAGGTCACCGTCGGATCGGCCAGCGGCACGATGCTTTCTGTCCTCGCGAACGATCTGCAGGCTACGTTGCCGGCGGTCAATCAGGATGGAGTGGCATCAGTAAGCGTCAATGATTCTGCGAGTGGCGGCTTCTCGCTGATGACGGACGCCGTAACTTACGGCGCAGCTTCGACCGACCTCCTCCTTCTGTTGGAGGGAACTGAGCCGTCCACACCGATCGGAGCCGAAGCTGCAAATCCGATCCGCGTACGGGTCGTGGCAGCGGATGGAAAGACGGCTGTCGATGGCGCGACCGTAACCTGGTCGACAACCAATGGCGCCAGTCTTTCCGCGTGCGGCGGGGCGTCGAGCTGCTCCGTGCTCAGCGATCAGGCTGGGTTCGCGTCGACCCAGGTGACTCCTGCCGCCACGGGGACGAGCGTCATCACAGCTGCGCTTGCTCCCGCTTCGTATACGCCGCCGCAGTCGAAAACGGCGAGCGTGATGGGGACGGCGTCCGCGGTTGACCTGGCGGCAGTGGCGCCGACGAAATGGGTGGCACAAGGTGCAACGATCGATGTTCCGATCACTGTGCGCTTGCTCGACATGGGAGCGCCCATCAGCGGCATCGTCATCAATTTCAGAGTTTCCAAGGGAGCGGGCAGCCTGTCGTCCCCTACCGGCACGACCGGCAACACTGGATTCGCGTCTACGACGCTTCATCTCGCCAACCATGCTTCGGATGTGCAGGTGACGGCCTGCGTCGCTCCGAACAACACGCCGTGCCAGACGTTCACAATGTTCGCCACGCCCGCATCGAGTTGGAGAATCGAAAATGTCAGCGGGACAACGCAGGTGATCGTTGCAGGCCAACCATTTCAGGCAATGGCACTGCGCATCACGGATAGCGCGTCGCCCGCGAATCCGGTGATGGGCGCGAACCTGGTCTTCGACGTCACCATTGTCCGTATACCGAAAGACAGTGGAGGAGGCGGAGGCGGGGATGACGGAGGCGGTGGGCGCGGCGGCCACGGAGGAGGGTCGCCGATCATTCTCGGAACCTATGAAGTGAAAGTTGCTACCGCAGACGGTGGAATTGCGAGTTGGGTGCCGAATGTCGCCGGTGTTCAGGGATATTGCGACCTGATGATTGCGCTCACCGCTGGAATGGCGTCGTCGCAGTTTGACTTACAAGTTGTGGAACCCATGGGAGGCTTGGGCGGGAAGTAG
- a CDS encoding acyl-CoA thioesterase gives MTIHDPTRPRPVGDSKSEMTEIVLPNDANPLNALVGGRLMHWIDLAAAMAAHRHSRQFVVTASVDHLDFLVPVRVGDIVILRSSVNRVFNTSMEVGVKVWVENYHTETNQHVSSAYLTFVAVDGTGGKRLPVAAVIPETAEEKRRYEDALRRRELRRSEHARRTKSQC, from the coding sequence ATGACCATTCACGATCCAACCCGTCCTCGTCCTGTCGGCGACTCGAAGTCTGAGATGACCGAGATCGTGCTTCCCAACGATGCCAATCCCCTCAACGCTCTCGTTGGCGGACGTCTCATGCATTGGATCGATCTTGCGGCCGCGATGGCAGCGCATCGGCACTCGCGACAGTTCGTCGTGACGGCTTCGGTCGATCATCTGGACTTTCTGGTTCCGGTGCGCGTGGGAGACATCGTGATCCTGCGCTCGTCGGTTAATCGCGTGTTCAATACGTCCATGGAAGTGGGCGTGAAGGTATGGGTCGAGAACTATCACACGGAAACGAACCAGCACGTGAGTTCCGCGTATCTGACGTTCGTCGCGGTTGATGGCACCGGTGGCAAGAGACTTCCTGTGGCTGCCGTCATTCCCGAGACTGCCGAGGAGAAGCGGCGCTATGAAGACGCGCTGCGGCGCCGCGAATTGCGCCGCTCCGAGCATGCACGGAGGACGAAGTCGCAGTGCTGA
- a CDS encoding VWA domain-containing protein — translation MRRIRYSKYVPDPAGDISLEELLGALSDYLLRSGYQENMWYEMPEGEQSMDALRRAIEQALLNGDLFDEEMRDRLDQMQMEGDLGELIEQLIQRMQEEDYISIDQPHDPAKNSSVGGQVGESQQQAKFEITDKSLDFLGFKALRDLMGSLGKSSFGRHDTRDMATGIETSGSSKTYEFGDTLNLDITATLSNAIQREGLELPLNIEYRDLQVHQCEYQSSCATVLMLDCSHSMILYGEDRFTPAKKVAMALSHLIRTQYPGDSLSLVLFHDSAEEVPLSQLARVKVGPYYTNTREGLRMAQRILDRQRKDMKQIVMITDGKPSALTLEDGRIYKNAFGLDPLVVSQTLEEVSKCKRAGVLINTFMLASDYGLVQFVQKVTEMCRGKAYFTTPYTLGQYLLMDYMSRKTKTIH, via the coding sequence ATGCGCCGCATTCGATATTCCAAATACGTTCCCGATCCAGCCGGAGATATCAGCCTGGAGGAATTGCTGGGCGCGCTTTCGGACTACCTGCTGCGCAGCGGATACCAGGAAAACATGTGGTACGAGATGCCCGAGGGGGAGCAATCCATGGACGCCCTGCGGCGCGCCATCGAGCAGGCGCTACTCAACGGCGACCTGTTTGATGAAGAAATGCGCGACCGTCTCGACCAGATGCAGATGGAAGGAGACCTCGGCGAACTGATCGAACAGCTCATCCAGCGCATGCAGGAGGAAGATTACATTTCGATCGACCAGCCACACGATCCGGCGAAGAATTCGAGCGTCGGCGGGCAGGTTGGAGAATCACAGCAGCAGGCAAAATTCGAGATCACCGACAAGAGCCTCGATTTCCTCGGATTCAAGGCATTGCGCGATCTCATGGGATCGCTGGGAAAGTCCAGCTTCGGCCGCCACGACACGCGTGACATGGCAACCGGAATCGAGACCAGCGGATCGTCCAAGACCTATGAGTTCGGAGACACGCTCAATCTCGACATCACGGCCACGCTCTCGAACGCGATCCAGCGCGAAGGGTTGGAATTGCCGCTGAACATCGAGTATCGCGACTTGCAGGTGCATCAGTGCGAATACCAGTCTTCGTGTGCGACGGTGCTGATGCTCGATTGTTCGCACTCCATGATCCTGTATGGCGAAGATCGCTTCACGCCCGCAAAGAAAGTTGCGATGGCGCTTTCGCATCTGATTCGAACGCAGTATCCGGGGGACTCGCTGTCGCTCGTGCTCTTTCATGATTCCGCGGAAGAAGTTCCGCTTTCGCAACTGGCGCGCGTGAAGGTTGGTCCTTATTACACCAACACCCGCGAGGGCCTGCGGATGGCGCAACGCATTCTCGACCGGCAACGCAAGGACATGAAGCAGATCGTCATGATCACGGACGGTAAGCCGTCCGCGCTCACGCTCGAAGATGGGCGCATCTACAAGAACGCCTTCGGCCTCGACCCGCTGGTCGTCAGCCAAACGCTGGAAGAAGTCTCCAAATGCAAACGCGCCGGTGTGCTGATCAACACCTTCATGCTAGCGTCCGATTACGGGCTGGTGCAGTTCGTGCAGAAGGTGACGGAGATGTGCCGCGGCAAAGCATACTTCACCACGCCGTATACGCTGGGGCAGTATCTGCTGATGGACTACATGTCGCGCAAGACTAAGACAATTCACTAG
- a CDS encoding TIGR03118 family protein: MSPKISFLCAIVCLTGAFLGCGGAYKSASVQSGPGFQQANLVSDVAGKAAHTDPSLINPWGIAFMLGQSFFIADNKSGAARVYDASGTKEIPLGFVIPPPAGGAVPSAPTGVVFNPIAEDFVFRDNPAQFVFATEDGTISTWSTNNGGFPTSASLAVDESASGAVYKGLAILTPDCCREFLALTDFHNGIVATFGVVFERIATLGTFTDPDLPQGYAPFNIQQIGTEVFVTYAVQDDAKHDPIVGPGNGIVDVFDQEGVFLRRFASNGPLNAPWGVVQASSSFGPFSNDILIGNFGDGTINAFDPATGSFLGQLADGSGKVIVNPGLWALVFRNDGGGDRNTLYFTAGAANEKHALFGAISFHN, encoded by the coding sequence TTGAGCCCGAAGATTTCGTTTCTCTGCGCTATCGTTTGTTTAACGGGAGCATTCCTAGGTTGTGGCGGCGCATACAAGTCCGCGTCCGTGCAGTCCGGCCCTGGCTTTCAGCAGGCCAACCTGGTCTCCGACGTTGCCGGCAAAGCGGCCCATACTGACCCGTCGCTGATCAATCCTTGGGGAATTGCTTTCATGCTCGGGCAGTCATTTTTCATCGCTGATAACAAATCCGGCGCGGCCAGGGTCTACGACGCTTCAGGAACGAAGGAGATCCCGTTGGGTTTCGTCATCCCACCTCCGGCGGGAGGGGCGGTTCCTTCTGCGCCCACCGGCGTGGTCTTCAATCCGATTGCGGAGGACTTTGTCTTCCGCGATAACCCCGCGCAATTTGTATTTGCCACCGAGGACGGCACGATTTCGACCTGGTCCACAAACAATGGCGGTTTTCCGACCAGCGCATCCCTGGCAGTGGACGAATCCGCCAGCGGCGCAGTCTATAAGGGACTCGCCATTTTGACTCCCGACTGCTGCCGCGAATTTCTGGCGCTCACGGACTTTCACAATGGAATCGTGGCCACTTTTGGCGTTGTCTTCGAGAGGATCGCAACACTGGGAACATTCACGGATCCGGATCTCCCTCAGGGTTACGCACCATTCAACATCCAACAAATCGGGACCGAAGTGTTCGTGACCTACGCAGTGCAGGATGACGCCAAGCACGACCCGATCGTTGGTCCCGGCAATGGCATCGTCGATGTTTTCGACCAGGAGGGCGTTTTTCTGCGCCGGTTTGCGTCGAATGGTCCATTGAACGCGCCCTGGGGTGTGGTCCAGGCCAGTTCCAGCTTCGGTCCTTTCAGCAATGACATTTTGATCGGCAACTTCGGCGACGGGACGATCAATGCCTTCGACCCAGCCACCGGGAGTTTTCTCGGCCAGCTGGCAGATGGATCGGGCAAAGTAATTGTCAATCCTGGATTGTGGGCATTGGTGTTCCGCAACGACGGCGGCGGCGATCGCAACACTCTCTACTTCACCGCCGGTGCAGCCAACGAGAAACATGCGCTGTTCGGCGCAATCTCTTTCCACAATTAG
- a CDS encoding magnesium chelatase, translated as MSSAQTLGELRESPFSEQRLASRRVKDELRENLMTRLREGGPIFPGIVGYDDTVVPQIVNAVLSRHNFILLGLRGQAKSRILRALATLLDPEMPYVAGCEIHDNPYAPICRRCRELVAREEEATPIAWLTSEQRYVEKLATPDVTIADLIGDIDPIKAARGGHEFSSEFTVHYGLLPRANRGIFAINELPDLAGKIQVGLFNIMQEGDVQIKGYPIRLPLDVAIVFSANPEDYTARGKIITPLKDRIGSEIRTHYPATVEEGIAITAQEAWVQRDGVKLHIPKYVQEVIERIAFLARDDKKIDKRSGVSQRLPISAMENVISNAERRALTHQETVIVPRISDIYAALPAITGKLELEYEGEMKGADFVSRELIRGAIAKAFDGYFKNNEMNQIVQWFDLGGEIQLTDSAGASEALTSLRGIQGLMDKIIKVNVGPKDTAEKQVSAAEFILEGLHAHKRIGRNEERVFGAGEKQPHPKKNEKPIQDEDDLPFRPRKQFN; from the coding sequence ATGAGCAGTGCCCAGACTCTCGGCGAGTTGCGCGAAAGTCCTTTCTCCGAACAGCGCCTCGCGTCCCGTAGAGTCAAGGACGAACTGCGCGAGAACCTGATGACGCGGTTACGCGAAGGCGGCCCGATTTTTCCCGGCATCGTTGGATACGACGATACGGTGGTGCCGCAGATCGTGAATGCTGTCCTGTCGCGGCACAATTTCATCCTGCTCGGTTTGCGCGGACAAGCGAAAAGCCGCATCCTGCGGGCTCTGGCTACGCTCCTCGATCCCGAGATGCCGTACGTTGCGGGCTGCGAAATTCATGACAATCCCTATGCGCCGATCTGCCGGCGTTGCCGCGAACTGGTTGCACGCGAAGAAGAAGCGACTCCTATCGCCTGGCTCACGAGCGAGCAGCGCTACGTGGAAAAACTGGCTACGCCCGACGTGACGATTGCCGACTTAATCGGCGACATCGATCCCATCAAGGCGGCGCGGGGCGGACACGAATTTTCCAGCGAATTTACCGTGCACTATGGACTGCTGCCGCGCGCCAATCGCGGCATCTTCGCGATCAACGAATTACCCGACCTGGCAGGCAAGATTCAAGTCGGCCTGTTCAACATCATGCAGGAAGGTGACGTACAGATTAAGGGCTACCCCATTCGCCTGCCGCTCGACGTTGCCATCGTCTTCAGTGCGAATCCCGAGGACTACACGGCGCGCGGCAAGATCATTACGCCGCTCAAGGACCGCATCGGATCTGAGATTCGGACGCATTATCCAGCGACAGTCGAAGAAGGTATCGCGATTACTGCGCAGGAAGCGTGGGTACAGCGGGACGGTGTGAAGCTGCACATCCCGAAATATGTGCAGGAAGTGATTGAGCGGATCGCGTTCCTCGCTCGCGACGACAAGAAAATCGACAAGCGCTCGGGCGTCAGCCAGCGCCTGCCGATCTCGGCGATGGAGAATGTAATTTCGAATGCGGAACGGCGCGCGCTGACTCACCAGGAGACAGTGATCGTCCCGAGAATCAGCGACATTTACGCGGCGCTTCCCGCGATCACTGGCAAGCTGGAACTGGAATACGAAGGCGAAATGAAGGGCGCGGATTTCGTCAGCAGGGAACTGATCCGCGGCGCGATTGCGAAAGCTTTTGATGGCTATTTCAAGAACAACGAGATGAATCAGATCGTGCAATGGTTCGATCTCGGCGGTGAGATACAACTTACCGACTCGGCCGGCGCCAGCGAAGCACTGACGTCGTTACGCGGGATCCAGGGGCTGATGGACAAGATCATCAAGGTGAACGTAGGCCCGAAGGACACGGCGGAGAAACAGGTGTCGGCAGCGGAGTTCATCCTGGAAGGCCTGCACGCCCACAAGCGCATTGGCCGGAACGAAGAGCGAGTCTTCGGCGCGGGAGAAAAGCAGCCGCATCCGAAGAAGAACGAAAAACCGATTCAGGACGAAGACGATCTGCCGTTTCGTCCGAGAAAACAGTTTAACTAG
- a CDS encoding S9 family peptidase, which translates to MRRLIFAILLFTLPCFSQAKHPFTFEDMMKLKRVGEPVPSPDGKWVLFSVVDVDLATNKKTPHIWIVPLAGSVGTGLRPVPAGQSPASTPAERILIPDQDGDRPRWAPDGKRFAFLSNKQHGSQVWIADFDTAKGTVTGTWMLTWLTTEASGELWSPDGKNIIFISDVYPECTGTPAEAGACNEKKLDEASRSKVKALIFDRLLYRHWNAYKEGKRTHIFAAAAPTETPITQSIGMEAARARDLTPGDYDSPVFSLGGQDNYAFSPDGQEIAYTSNHDKVEATSTNNDLWTVPVTGGQAKNITADNPASDSTPLYSPDGKYIAYRAQSRPGYESDRFRLMLYDRKTGEKKNLTEGFDQWVGTYTWWGSRWLFFAAEENGSARVYYTELDFVKPGVVKTSLHGYDDDLVITKDDKFLLYTQMSITAPSELYKSPMIVVRTPHCGENSGDICSSQDPNFRLTHLNDAVLSQVAMSPLETFWFPGANGDKVQGFLVKPPNFDASKKYPVKFLIHGGPQGAWGDDWSYRWNPELFAASGYVVIMINFHGSTGYGQKFIDAINGDWGGAPFEDLMKGLDYAEKTYPFINKDRECALGASYGGYAINWIMGNTDRFKCLVSHDGMFNAESAWGTTEELWFNNWEFKGTPFDNRASYQKWSPHQYAKNFKTPTLVVHGQLDYRLDVSEGFQLFTTLQTMGVPSKMLYFPDEGHWVLKPQNSQLWYKTVNDWIDQWTKK; encoded by the coding sequence ATGCGCCGTCTGATTTTTGCAATCCTCCTCTTTACTCTTCCCTGTTTTTCTCAAGCCAAGCACCCCTTCACCTTCGAAGACATGATGAAGTTGAAGCGCGTCGGCGAGCCGGTGCCGTCGCCGGATGGAAAGTGGGTGCTCTTCAGCGTGGTCGATGTCGATCTCGCCACCAATAAGAAGACACCACACATCTGGATCGTCCCGCTGGCGGGCAGTGTGGGGACAGGTCTTCGACCCGTCCCGGCGGGGCAAAGCCCCGCCTCCACACCAGCAGAGCGCATCCTCATCCCCGACCAGGATGGCGACCGTCCGCGCTGGGCCCCGGACGGGAAACGGTTTGCGTTTCTCTCGAACAAACAGCATGGTTCGCAAGTGTGGATCGCCGACTTTGATACTGCAAAAGGGACGGTTACTGGCACATGGATGCTGACTTGGCTGACCACTGAGGCCTCCGGCGAACTCTGGTCCCCGGATGGCAAGAACATCATCTTCATCTCTGACGTCTATCCGGAGTGCACGGGGACACCTGCCGAAGCAGGGGCTTGCAACGAGAAAAAGCTGGATGAAGCCAGCAGGTCGAAGGTCAAGGCGCTGATCTTCGACCGCCTGCTCTATCGTCATTGGAATGCATACAAGGAGGGCAAGCGCACTCACATCTTCGCGGCTGCGGCTCCGACTGAAACACCAATAACGCAATCCATCGGTATGGAGGCAGCGCGCGCCCGCGACCTCACTCCCGGCGACTACGATTCGCCTGTGTTCTCACTCGGCGGACAGGACAACTACGCATTCTCGCCCGACGGGCAGGAGATTGCCTACACTTCGAATCACGACAAAGTCGAAGCTACGTCCACAAACAACGACCTCTGGACCGTCCCGGTGACGGGCGGGCAGGCCAAGAACATCACCGCTGACAATCCCGCCAGCGACTCGACGCCGCTCTATTCGCCCGATGGCAAGTACATCGCCTACCGCGCCCAGTCGAGACCGGGGTACGAGAGCGACCGCTTTCGGCTGATGCTGTACGACCGCAAGACGGGGGAGAAGAAGAATCTGACGGAGGGCTTCGATCAATGGGTCGGAACATATACGTGGTGGGGGTCGAGGTGGCTTTTCTTCGCCGCCGAGGAGAATGGAAGTGCCCGTGTTTATTACACGGAACTAGACTTCGTGAAGCCGGGTGTCGTGAAGACCTCCTTACACGGCTATGACGACGACCTCGTTATCACGAAAGACGACAAGTTTCTTCTTTATACGCAAATGTCGATAACCGCTCCGTCGGAGTTGTATAAGAGCCCGATGATTGTCGTTCGCACGCCTCACTGCGGCGAAAACAGTGGCGATATTTGCAGCAGCCAAGATCCTAACTTCAGGCTCACCCACCTCAACGACGCCGTCCTCTCCCAAGTCGCCATGTCCCCGCTCGAGACCTTCTGGTTCCCCGGCGCGAACGGCGACAAGGTCCAAGGCTTCCTCGTCAAGCCGCCGAACTTCGACGCCAGCAAGAAGTATCCCGTGAAGTTCCTCATCCACGGTGGCCCGCAGGGCGCCTGGGGAGATGACTGGAGCTATCGCTGGAATCCCGAACTTTTTGCCGCCAGCGGATACGTGGTCATCATGATCAACTTCCACGGCTCGACGGGCTACGGACAGAAGTTCATCGACGCCATCAACGGTGACTGGGGCGGCGCTCCGTTTGAAGACCTGATGAAGGGCCTCGACTACGCGGAGAAGACGTACCCGTTCATCAACAAAGACCGCGAGTGCGCGCTGGGCGCAAGCTACGGCGGATACGCCATCAACTGGATCATGGGCAACACCGATCGCTTCAAGTGCCTGGTATCGCACGATGGCATGTTCAACGCCGAGTCGGCCTGGGGTACGACGGAAGAACTCTGGTTCAACAACTGGGAGTTCAAGGGCACGCCCTTCGACAACCGCGCCAGTTATCAGAAATGGTCTCCCCACCAGTACGCCAAGAATTTCAAGACGCCGACGCTGGTCGTCCACGGACAGCTCGACTACCGGCTCGACGTCAGCGAAGGCTTCCAACTTTTCACCACGCTGCAAACCATGGGCGTGCCGTCGAAGATGCTCTACTTCCCCGACGAAGGCCACTGGGTCCTGAAGCCGCAGAATTCGCAGCTCTGGTATAAGACGGTCAACGACTGGATCGATCAGTGGACGAAGAAATGA
- a CDS encoding tetratricopeptide repeat protein, with amino-acid sequence MDRIALLTEILATDPADAFARYGLAMEYSNCGKIEEALQEFKTLIEKNPDYVPGYFMAAQTLEKVGRIDEAKRMLVDGITSARRTGNAHAQSEMTAMLDGL; translated from the coding sequence ATGGACCGCATCGCCCTACTCACTGAAATTCTCGCCACCGATCCCGCCGACGCCTTTGCACGCTACGGCCTCGCGATGGAATACTCCAACTGCGGGAAGATCGAAGAAGCTTTGCAGGAATTCAAGACCCTGATCGAGAAAAATCCCGACTACGTCCCCGGATACTTCATGGCCGCCCAGACCCTCGAAAAAGTCGGCCGCATCGACGAAGCAAAAAGAATGCTGGTAGACGGCATCACTTCCGCACGCCGCACCGGCAATGCCCACGCGCAGTCGGAGATGACGGCGATGCTGGATGGTCTGTAA